From the genome of Papaver somniferum cultivar HN1 unplaced genomic scaffold, ASM357369v1 unplaced-scaffold_10, whole genome shotgun sequence:
AAGAGAGATGAATACATAGAGAGAATATTAGGAATTTAATCTCTAGGTTTGTTTATATATTTTAAGGGGTTTAGGCTTTGGAATGAAAATACGTGGGAGCAAAGaaaatcgaaaattagggttcgtTTCTGTTAGTATTACTAATTGCTTATACATGGATAGTGATTGAAAGATTTTGATGTAGTAATTGTTTGATTGTTTTCTTTTTCCTGTATTGTTGAGCTGAAGTAAAATGAATTTCGACTAAATTTTGTACAAGTTTTAATTTGATTGATCAACTACTTACCTTGTGAATAAATGACAAATTACATTTTCCTTTTACTCTACGTAACGTATTTGGTCGAAGATGTGTCTCTTTTTACGGCTGATGGTGGAAATTCTTGTTATTATTTGCTTGTTCATTTGATATTCTTAACGATTCATCTCAAATTCTCTTGTATCTAAAGTCCAACTGCCAAGGTTAAATCAGTTAGAATTCTAAGCATGCAGTGGTATTCTATTTTTGGTTTGAGATTTGTTAGAATTAAATTTACTGTAAGAATCCATGAATATCCAAATTTTATTTCTAACAAATATTCCACCAAAAATAGGATAATGTTGAACTCTTAGATCTCTAATTAATTTAATTTTGGCTGTTGGATTTTAGATATAAGAGAATTTGAGATAAGTCGTTAATAATATGAAAGACGAACGCGTAGAATAGAGTATCAGGAATCTAACCTCCAGGTTTTTTCTATGTCTTTTCATGGGTTTAGTTTTTGCAATGAAAATGCTAGGAAGCAAAGAAATCTCTGAAATTAGGCGCTGCTCGACAAGAAGCATCAATTAATTTGTGGTCTGCTTGTGGTAGTAGTATTAATAGTTATTTATAATCGATGGATCATTAAAAGCTTTGATGTTATATTGTTTACACCGCTGAATTCAAACATGCACTCTAAACGTTTGTTAGATAACTTAGATTGTTCCATTCTGTTTTGGTAACCTTGGTGTACACATAAACATGACTAATTATAGGGTTCTTCTATTGTGATACAGTTACAATCCTCTTTCCTGTCTCACTCGGTTTTTCCCCCGCTATGTTTAAACAGAAAATCGAACACTGGAGCAATCCACAATCTTTCTTTAAAGTCCAATGTAAGTGTGTTCTTATGACAATTGTTAACTCATTTGGTCTCTTTTGGATTTCTGTGTGGTTCTAATTTTATCATGGTTGATATTTAGGTCACGTGTATGTGTCAAGAATTTACCAAAATATGTTGCTGAAGATAATCTCAGAGATTTCTTCTCTCAGAAAGGGGAAGTAACTGATGCTAAACTCATGAGAACTAGGTAAAACATTAATATTGATTCTTCTTCTATCTTTCAAACGACTGAATGAACCATTTTGATTCTGTCAGTAACTTATTTTAATCTTTGTATTATTCTGTTTTTATCAGAGATGGTAAGAGTAGACAATTCGCATTTATTGGGTTTCGAACGGAGCAACAAGCTGAAGAAGCTCTCAAGTACTTCAACAATTCTTACATGGATACGTCTAGAATTACATGTGAGGTGTGTTAAGTACTGTTGCTATAAACATATAGTAGAGATTAAGTTTAATATGTTAGTTGTTGTCTTATAGAAATTGTCATGATTTTTTTAAGTAATTCGAGGATATTGTATCCAGATTGCTCATAAAGTTGGGGATGCAAATATTCCACGTCCATGGAGTCGGCATTCCGTTACAAAAAAAGATACAGTAGATGAGAGTAAGAAAACTGGTGGTGTTAAAAGCTCGAGCAATAAAGGGGaactcaagaaaaataaaaaagacttGGAGGTTGATGACCCTCAACTTCGAGAGTTTCTTGAAGTTATGCAACCACGGAGTAAGACAAAGTTGTGGGGGAATGATACGTTAGGAAGCACTCTAGTTGACCAAAATGCCAAAGGTGTTGTTGAAAAAACTAGTTCTGACAAGGTAAATAAGAAACGGTCAGATCCATCTAAGGTGAAATTGGATAAGCATGATAAAAAAGAAATAGGGCCATCTAATGATTCTGCAAATAAAGAGATACTTGATCTACCTAAAACTGAAGATCTCTCTGACATGGATTATTTTAAGAGTAAAGTGAAAAAGCATTGGTCGGATTCTGATTCTGATTCAGGTTCAGAGAGTGAAGATGGTCCAAATAGTGAAGATGAAACTGGTAGGGTAGTGTACGCAGAAGAACCGTCTGATAACCATACTGGAGACGGctctcaagaaaatatggaagaggAGGAAGGTCCTCCTGGAGGATCTGATGGTGAAATGGATGAGCCTGATAACTCCTCTTCAATCTTAAATGATGCTAAAAAACAGATTCTTGAGACAGGGCGTCTCTTTGTTCGCAATCTTCCATACACTGCAAGGTATGTTCACCTTTAGTTCGGCATTCTTTAATTTTTTGCTTACCTATTTGGGTGTCCAATAAACTGATGCATCTGTTTCTTGCTTTTGAATTGTAATCTGTATCGGTGACGGAATAGTGAGGATGATCTGACGGAGACTTTTGGCAAATTTGGTGATATCTCGGAGGTCCATCTTGTTATTGATAAAGATACCAAGCGATCGAAAGGATTTGCTTATGTTCTCTATACACTTCCTGAATTTGCAGTTAGGTACTGTATTTTGGACTCAATTAAACAACTTTCACCTGTtctttttaaatgcaaaatgtaTAATCTGAGAACCTAGATACCAAATTTTCATATTGTGCCAATGTTCAAGTTTACGGAAAATTTTTAGTTCGACTGAGTTAGCTCTATCATAAAGGTCTAACCATACCATGTTTGGTAACCAAACCTGTGTACTTGGTGAATCATTTCTAATGATTTTTGCATGAAGATGCAGCCGCTTTGATCTTCCCTCATACTTGCGAGTCATACTACTACAGTGCCCATTAGTTTTTATAAATCTGACTTGTCATTTCAGGGCATTTGAAGAGTTAGACAATTCAATTTTCCAAGGCAGGTTATTGCATATTTTGCCAGCAAAACAGCAAAATGCTTCTATGAAACAAGAGTAAGCATCTGAACTACATTTGGTGTGTtatttgtttatttgttttttttttttttggtcagtcTGTCTAtttgttttttggtttcttttttcctttctccTTTTCCATTATCAAGTGAGTTTGTTATTCTTGGTTTTCAGCTCTAACGCTGGCGGCCAAGCTTCAAAAACTTTTAAGCAGCAAAAGGACGACCAAAGAAAAGCAACTGAAGCTGGTGGAGATACACGAGCATGGAACAGTTTATTCATGCGCCCTGATACAGTATGTAACCTAGCTGAACCATCCTTATCCTCTGTCAGATTCATTTACGTGATTGGAGGTGTTTTTCTGCACCAATCAGTTTGAAATAATAACATAATCACATGGCTGAACTGCTGTTGTTATTTTATTTCTGGTTGTAACTACCTTGCTTTAAAAAACTCGTCAGAAAAATCTGCTTGGTTCGATATGTATGAGACCCACCTCTTGCATTCAGTTGTTATTTTTCTCATTGTATTCCTACTTCGGCTTCTAGGCTACAGCTACTTATTGTGTATTGCTACTTCGGCTTCAGTTACTTATTGTGTATTGCTCTCTCCTACATCAAACAGGTTGTGGAGAACATTGCTAGGAAGTATGGAGTGAGTAAAAGTGATTTTCTTGACCGGGAAGCAGATGATTTAGCTGTTCGCATTGCTTTGGGAGAGACACACGTCATTGCTGATACCAAAAAAGGTTTGGCAAATGCTGGTATTAACGTTGCTGCTTTAGAGGAGTTTGCCTCGGGAAAGACTGATGGTAGTAAAAGAAGCAATCATGTTTTACTCGTGAAGAATTTGCCATATGGATCTTCTGAGGGAGATCTAACAAAGATGTTTGGAAAATTTGGAAGCTTGGATAAAATTATTCTTCCTCAAACCAAAACATTGGCCTTGGTATGCCCTCATCATGTATGcgtattatttatatttttttggtatttgatcTACTGATGATGTTCTTGGCTTAAAGAGGATAGTAG
Proteins encoded in this window:
- the LOC113326812 gene encoding multiple RNA-binding domain-containing protein 1-like, which produces MSRVCVKNLPKYVAEDNLRDFFSQKGEVTDAKLMRTRDGKSRQFAFIGFRTEQQAEEALKYFNNSYMDTSRITCEIAHKVGDANIPRPWSRHSVTKKDTVDESKKTGGVKSSSNKGELKKNKKDLEVDDPQLREFLEVMQPRSKTKLWGNDTLGSTLVDQNAKGVVEKTSSDKVNKKRSDPSKVKLDKHDKKEIGPSNDSANKEILDLPKTEDLSDMDYFKSKVKKHWSDSDSDSGSESEDGPNSEDETGRVVYAEEPSDNHTGDGSQENMEEEEGPPGGSDGEMDEPDNSSSILNDAKKQILETGRLFVRNLPYTASEDDLTETFGKFGDISEVHLVIDKDTKRSKGFAYVLYTLPEFAVRAFEELDNSIFQGRLLHILPAKQQNASMKQDSNAGGQASKTFKQQKDDQRKATEAGGDTRAWNSLFMRPDTVVENIARKYGVSKSDFLDREADDLAVRIALGETHVIADTKKGLANAGINVAALEEFASGKTDGSKRSNHVLLVKNLPYGSSEGDLTKMFGKFGSLDKIILPQTKTLALVVFLEANEARAAFKGLAYKRYKDAPLYLEWAPGNILSPSSTSDADAQKYGVVGEKDVKRAIIEQGVEAVSEVDVDPDRVESRSLFVKNLNFRTSDENLKKHFTDKIKEGRIQSAKVKKHLKNGKNVSMGFGFIELDSVEMATKVCKDLQGTILDGHALILQHCHAKSDEQVPRRVDKDKSSTKLIVRNVAFEATEKDLRQLFSPFGQVKSLRLPMKLGNHRGFAFVEFVTKQEAQNALQQLSSVHLYGRHLVLERAKEGETLEDLRARTAAQFTDEQNGCQNSTKLAKKRKHMDILDKSDVMFEKIAR